The Callospermophilus lateralis isolate mCalLat2 chromosome 18, mCalLat2.hap1, whole genome shotgun sequence nucleotide sequence AGTTCCTGGACAGGTGGGCTTTCCCCTGGCctagtcagcacaggctccagccAGGACTCACCAACCACTCCAGACGTGGGGATCCGAAAGAAGGGGTCCTGCCCTGGTCTAAGAATAAATGATGTCCACCTAGCCGGAGAAACTCCTGGGGATGTCCTGATTCCTCCCATTCCTGAATACAGATGGAcagactgaggcccagagaggagaCTTGTCACTCACCTAGCTGGAACACACTCCTGAGGTCCCCTACTGCCTCAACCAGGAGAACAAAACCCTGCTGTTCCTGCCCTCAGGAAGGGGAACTCCAAGGTGTTCTGGACAAAGCTTCCTCGGGTGTGGCTCCCCAACCACAGGGCCTCCAAGCTTCAAATCTAGGGCGAAGCAACCGGCAGCGTCCCTACACACCTGGAGAGCAGTTGCTGCACCCGCAGCGCCGTTGTTCGGAGGTAGTTCTGCGGTCAAAGACTCCTTTTGTCCCTGACTGCTTCCCAAAAGGAAGACCACAGAGTGTGTCTCTTTATAAAAGGAgtagtttttcttttaaattccttTAAGATCCCTTATTCATCCTCCTCCTCACCTCGATAGGCACTACTTAGGGAGGAGGGGAACTGTTGGGCAGAAGGAGAAAAGCACTCTGTCCGCTCCTACCTACCCCCTACCTATCCCCGCAGGACTTAGGGCCTCTAGGGTTGCGCGGAAGGAAGGCGCCCGCTAGAGATAACCGGCGGTCCCTGGATTGCGCGTGGAGGAGAATCAGGGCCCGGGTTTCAAATGAAGGCCGGTGCTTGGTGAATCTTTAACTCAGAAAAGCTGCAGGAAAAAATTTCTCCAAAGAGAAATGTTGCCTGTTGTGCTATTATTAACCAACCCCCTTTTCCCATCCTTCTCGCCCGAGTCAATTAAATTCAACCCTGAACCTCCGACCGGGAAAAAGCCTCTAAGTAGGAACCACAACTAGAGAGGACCACCCGGGTTGTGAATCCTGGCCCTTTGACCTTGCCGCCCCCCCCCCTTTGtcgccccccacccccaaccccagCTTCCCATTGCCGGTGATCCCGGCCGCCAAAGCTACTGGGCCAGCCTTCCAGACTTAAAATGAAGTCGTTTATTTCAATTTTGCTTTCACATTGTGTTCCGATACAATCAAAACTCCTGGACGAACCTCTTCAACAAAAGTCTTGCGAATGAGCGCAATCACCGGTCCTGCACACCCGGGTAATCCGGCGGGTGCACTCGGAATTCAGAGATGGTGGTATAAAACTGCTTCCAATGGTGGTATACACTGCTTCGGGAACTGCGGAGCGGACGAGGGTTGGGGACATCCAGGGACAGAAGGCGTGGGGAAGCTGACAGGCTGGCTCGGGTCTTCGAATTGGGATGATTCCTGATGCGTTTGGAATTCGAAAAACCCAAACTTCACTCCCAGGCCGATGGCTGAAGCCTGACCTACCAGGATTTCGGGCAAATTTCTTAACGTTTGCGCCAAAGCAGCGAGCACGGGCGAAGGCAGGGCTGGCCCTAGGCCTTGTACAAGAAGCGCGGGCTTGGCTTTTCCAAGAAGCCCTTGCGCCTGGCCTTTCTCTGGTGGCATTCTCTCAAGACTCCTGTCTCTGAATCTTGCTCGCCCTTCGGACACCCCAGGCCCCCGCGACCTCACAACTGGGGAAGATGCGGAGTTTGGAAAGctgtttcagaaaaataaaagtcccacttCGACTTTATTGGATCAAAGCAAAATTAAATCTTGGCTATTCACACGTATGTTACAGAGGACGAGGAAGCGTCCGGAAGAACCTCCTTGTGGAGCCACAGAGCACGCGGGCATGGACAAGCATCAGAACATCGAGCAGCCTTAGATTTCACGATCACTCCGAATAGGAcatagaaatacagaaatacaGCCAGTTTCCACTGGGAAGAGTTCTTCGTGTacaaatgatatatatttatgtatattttaaaccAGTCACCACTAAGGTGAGTCCTTTCTCGGCTAGCAAGCAGCCGAGGATACAGAGTATCTTCAGCTAATTAACTCTTGAGCGGTGTTTTAAGAAGAGCAATACCTGTCAAGTTAAAACTACCTCCCCCATTCCAaagcaaaaacagaaaacaaaaatttttaccCCCTCTCCAAactaaaaagaaagaggaaacatGTTGGGGTTCAATAAGTGGAAGGATTTAGAGGAAGGATAGGGAGAGAGATTTTACATTATTAGTTAAGTACAAAGtttcttttaaataaattgttgggaacagaacatgggGGTCAGAAACAATGAGGAGACAGTCACTTGCTTGATTACTGAACCTGGAATGGGGAGGCGAGTTTATTTTTGGAAATGTGAGTGCGCAGAGCTAAGCGGAATTTACTTCTCCTAATAAGGAAATGGACAAAGTTGTCCAACCGCAGATGCGCACATTTTTGCCCAGATACAGCCAGTGAACATGTAGGAAGTTTCAAGTGGTGCTACTTTCTCGCCCTCTTAATTTCAGACTTTTTCTCCCCCTCCTGTTTTCTCCTGCCTTCCCCCCTCTCCCGGCCTCCATCCAGGCTTTGGGCCATTCAGAGGGGAAACACGAGGAATCCGGAGAAGGTCGAGTACTTCCAGCCCCCCATCAAGTTCCCCCGCTCCAGCTTGAGGTATGCTCGGTCGCCTTTCTCCATTTGAATTAGGACTCCGTTGCTGGCGGCCTCCCGCGTCACGTCCTGGTCGCCAGCGAATGCTGAAATCACTGGCCACCCGTTTAACATGAGGCTCACCTAGAAAGAGAAAAGCCAGCTTCAGAGGCGCAACCTAGGCGGGTCCCCAAGCTGCGGTGGAGAAGCGATCCTCCTTCGCGCTTGGATAATAGCCACCAAGGACTGGCTGAGAGGGTTTGGCTAGAGTAAGGGGGCTTGGCAGCTTACTGCAGAGGGTCCACTGGGGAAGGAAAGACCATAAACCTGTGGGAGAGGAAGGGTCTGCCTGCTAAATGGGATTCACCCTCATTCCAGTTTCTCAAATGAGCGCCCCAAGTAAATCCCATTGAGCCTTAACCAGCTGAATGAACGCGCCCGCGGGTGGCTTTGGAGCTCCCTGAGACCTTTGACCTCTTTGCTTTCTCCTGCCTCATAGAGAACCTCGGGCAACTCTGCTTCTGGCGCCCAgaaaacaaaaactaacaaacaaaaatcctggtCCCACCAGGTCCCAGTTGCCGGGACACTGTGGAGAGGTAATGAAGAAGCGGGACACGGCTTCTGGCTAGGTAGACATCACACGCCAATCTGCACTCTGCGCTTTATCTCTGAACCACCGGTTCGGTGCCCGCCCCAGCTCTGGCCGCGCCCGCCCCTGCTTGGTTTTGCCCTTGCTGCGGCAGCGTCAGTCCAGAGCCAAGCGTCCTCGCCCCAGCAGCGCTTTACACCTCGGTCTGCGCTCAAGGAAAATATGGATCTCTTTGGAGACCTGGAGAGCCTGCAAGTGCTGAATGGAACGTGGCTGGAGCCAGGAGGGAGTGGcactatgccccctcccttctctctccacccTTCATCCGACAGGGTTCGGAGTTGCTAGTTCAAAAACCCACGTTGGTCCGCAAAGGGATGCCCGCACCGGGCTTCAGGTTAGGGGGCAGAGAGCCTGTCCGTGGTGTTGAAGGCAAGCAGACAAGCTGCCCCGCAGAGGCAGGGAGTACAGTCGGTGGTGGAGAAGGCGGGAGTCTCGGGAAGCGTACGGAAACGGGAGCTGCCTGCGGTGCTAGCAACAACCAAGACAGAAAGTCCCCGTTCCGAGGGGCCCAGAAGGCGGAAGCAGAAAACTGTCTCTGGGGATGGGACTGGGTCCCAAGAGCCAGCGACAGGGAAAGCAAAGGACAGTCCAAGTCAGAACTATGAGGCCCCACTATCTGTCCCTCGGAGCAGCCTGGGGTACCTGCAGCTGTCACTTCCGTCTCCCACCTCTATAGAGCCTGCGCACCCCTGAGGCTAGCAGTCCCCTACGGGGGCCGGGGCCTGGCCCCAAGGCGGCAGCTGACCTGGATGGTCTGTCTGTTGTAGACTTTTACCACGTGGAAGTTAAAACTGTAGATCCCTTTGCGCGGGGCGATGAAAGTGCTGCGTTCTGAATCAAAGTTGTTCCCGATGTTCACTAGTACCTATAACGAAACGGGAACCAGGGGGAGTGGACAGGATTCAGTCCCAGACTGTCATCCCCGCGCCTCCGCAGAGCCCTGGAACAGGATCGGACATCCGTCTTCCATcgctcccccaccccccaccaatcCAATCTGCGAGCCGCGGGAGCAAGAAGCACTCACCTGGTCGAAGTAGATGATCATGGTGCGATTACTCATCTCGGACGGTTCGTGGTTGGTGCTCCTGATAGCAGAGAAAGCCACCTTGGCGCTTCCGGAGCGCACAGAGATGCCCAGAGCTGTGCCCGTGGGATCCGACGTGGGGTTGGAGTCGCACACCACCAGGCACTTGCCCTCGAGCACGATGGGCTCCGTCTCATTCTGCCCTCGGGCCGGGCCTGCCAGCCACGCAGCCCC carries:
- the Cbln1 gene encoding cerebellin-1 — protein: MLGVVELLLLGAAWLAGPARGQNETEPIVLEGKCLVVCDSNPTSDPTGTALGISVRSGSAKVAFSAIRSTNHEPSEMSNRTMIIYFDQVLVNIGNNFDSERSTFIAPRKGIYSFNFHVVKVYNRQTIQVSLMLNGWPVISAFAGDQDVTREAASNGVLIQMEKGDRAYLKLERGNLMGGWKYSTFSGFLVFPL